CAACCGCTTACAAACAGTCTTGATGCTGTAAGAGCTAATTATCAAACATTCTACTCATTCATACCTATTGTCAATATAGAAGGTGCTGCAACCCTAAGGGCTACAGGTGCGGCTGCTCCACTCCTTTGGATGGTTCAGGAGTTGAATAAAGCTCACGAGCGCAGTTCGATCAACAACTCACTCAATTCGATTCGCTCGCAATCAAAAGGTTCCCAGCCGCAGCAAGAAGAAGTCGGTGGCTCCCGGCAAAGCTTGTTCAAATCGGCTGACAAAAGAGTCAAAGTCGAAAAGAGACACAGTTTATACTTTCCAACCGCCTCTAGAAAACTCTTGCTCTTTGCTCTAGCACTCTTCGGTTTGGTAGGGGCGATCGCCCTCTACTTAACCAACTCTGAGTGGGTTTTCCAACGCCAACCTCAAAATATCGATGCTCTAATGAAGGTAGCTACTTTGCGGCAGCAAGGGCAGTTTGAACAAGCCGTCGCCTTACTGGAGGAAGTAGTCCAGCGGCAACCTAAACATTTTGAGTTGCGCTTGCAGCTAGCTGACCTCTACAGGATCACAGGTCAAGTTTCTAAAGCTGAACAAGCCTACGATCAGGTTCTCGCCCAGCAAAAGAACAACTTCAATGCTCTGTTTGGCAAAGCAGTGCTACGCCACGTTCAAGGCGATCACAAAACGGCGCGAGTCCTGTTTGCACAAGCGGAGAAAGCCGCTCCCACCGAGTTCAAAGCACAAATTCGCCAGATGGCGCAAAAGACACTTGAAATATCCGCTAAATCTGTACCTCCCAGTAAATGACAGGCTAGCTCTAACTTTTTTTACCCTTTAATTTATGCCTGTGCTCTTAGGTCAACTTGTCTACACTAGCTTTTCAGGAGTGGGGCTGAGAACCCTTGCTAGTGCACAAGTTCCAAAGTCAATTCAGCAAGCCTTCATGCAACTAGTAGTTCACCAGCACTGGGATTCCTACGACCCCCCACGCTCTGGCTACCAAGCTGCTTATCTTCATCAAGTCACTCCAGAGCATACCCTGTTTGGTTGGCTGTACAATGATGAGGTGGACGACTTGGGTCGCAGCCATGTACCGTACTTCTTCTGTTACTACATAGCAGGGCTACTGCACGCTGTCCAACTCGAAAATATCTTTACCTGCCTGCACAAAGGACCAGAGGCACTTATAAATCGGCAGCATCTTCCACCTGCTACTTTGGAAAACGTAGTTGCCCCAGACTTGTGGAGTTACCAGCCTGCCCGTGTAGGGGTAGTGATTCCTTCAGGTGTTCGCGAGCGTAGCCAAGTTTTACTTAAGCAGAAGAAATTATTAGAGCTATTCGCTTCTGCTAATGAAGAGGAAATGGAAATCAAGCTGAACAAGCAGTTTTACAAGCAGCAGGAAGCTCTAACTCAACCATCAATAATTGCTACACCAATGCCTCAATCTCGATCCTTTAGGGAGGAGACTATCTCAATTTTGCATGGTGATTTATCAAGACCTCAGGTATGCGATAGGAAAAGCGATCATTCTGTTGCCACAAGTCAGCCTTTGGCTAACACAAAGTCTCACTCTGGTTCTATCCTTACCTCAAAACAATACGCATACTTGGAGAAAGATCTGATAGATTTTATAGGACCCATAGCTCCTACTTTACTACGCAAATTTTCAGCGAACTCACCTAGTCTTAAAGTGTTAGTGGAGAAGATTACACTTCTGCTTACTCCTAACCAGAGGATTGAGTTTGAGAAGAAGGCAGAAACTATTCTGCAACAACCAACTACTCAACCAAAAATGCAGGACAAGTATCTTCAACCCCAAATGAAGTCTCTAAGTTTACCAGACTTGAACGAGCAAGCGCTCGATAATACTGTTATACGTCAGTGCGAGCAAGCATTGGCTGGTATCATTGGTCCGATCGCTAGCTTCATTGTTCAAAAGACCCTGGCATCTCATCCCCAAATTTCTTTACCAGAATTTGTGGAAACTTTAGCAGCAATAATTCCCGACCTTCAGCAAGCTAGTACATTTCGCCAGCGCCTCTTTCTACTCGGTATTATCAAATCAAATTAGTAGAAATCTCATCAGCTACTATTTTCTACAAAAATAATCCTTTTTCCTTAAACAGATACACTAGCTGTTGCGACTTGAAATATAAACGCTCTGGCTTGCGAACAAGTCAATTTTCGGCTCAAATTATCGTTGCCTGCTGCCGCCAGTGGTTGCGGTCTTTCTAATACGGAATCCGGATTGTTTATCCCTTTTATTTGTAAAATAGGAGGATGCCAAGAAAAGCACATTTAGAACCTCATCTAAGTTCGAGAGCGATTTTTTTCGGGGGAGATGGACTGGCAATGCGGTAAGATGACCTAATGTCAAATTCTAAGCAACTTGCCATCTACCAGCTTCATATTTTTATCCTGGGCATCAGTCCAATGATTTGGCGTAGGGTAAAAATCCGTAGTGACAGCACAATCGCCGATTTGCACTACATTATCCAGATAGCAATGGGGTGGACAAATTCCCATTTACATCGTTTTATAATTCACGGCAAGCAGTACGGGATTGCACAAATTGGGGGAATTTGGTTTGATGACGACCCCAGAGAAGTCAAATTATCAAATTTTGGCTGGTGTGCGAAAGAGCGTTTTATTTACGAATATGACTTCGGTTATAACTGGCAGCATCAAATCCGGGTCGAAGCAATTCTCACTCCAAAATCAAATTGCTTTTATCCGGTGTGCAGTGGTGGTCAACGTGCTTGCCCTCCAGAAGACTGCGGTGGCTCGTGGGAGTTCATGGCACAAAGGCAGGAATACTGGGTAGGGTATATAGCAAATCGGTTGAATGAAATTATGGATGAAGGCGATCTCCCTGGCAATATTGGGTAGTGCTAAAGAGGGCAGGATGAGATAGCTGGCAAAGAAGCATTGTAGTGAT
The sequence above is drawn from the Chroococcidiopsis sp. SAG 2025 genome and encodes:
- a CDS encoding tetratricopeptide repeat protein translates to MNLLSGTAPKIFSLLSIGQRGAGKTVFLVGSYAELHSDSQIERNQQLWFDCQDTQVQEKIEKILSYVGKTGQYPPLTIKITDFNFSLKRYSQQGVQTLSHFRWWDIPGESCDISNSDFQKIVYASQGCCVFIDAYALMQNHTYLQTLENIIEQVLAIANLAYLNQLKYAFALILTKCDLLQLTPLNRQQLERLLQPLTNSLDAVRANYQTFYSFIPIVNIEGAATLRATGAAAPLLWMVQELNKAHERSSINNSLNSIRSQSKGSQPQQEEVGGSRQSLFKSADKRVKVEKRHSLYFPTASRKLLLFALALFGLVGAIALYLTNSEWVFQRQPQNIDALMKVATLRQQGQFEQAVALLEEVVQRQPKHFELRLQLADLYRITGQVSKAEQAYDQVLAQQKNNFNALFGKAVLRHVQGDHKTARVLFAQAEKAAPTEFKAQIRQMAQKTLEISAKSVPPSK
- a CDS encoding plasmid pRiA4b ORF-3 family protein translates to MSNSKQLAIYQLHIFILGISPMIWRRVKIRSDSTIADLHYIIQIAMGWTNSHLHRFIIHGKQYGIAQIGGIWFDDDPREVKLSNFGWCAKERFIYEYDFGYNWQHQIRVEAILTPKSNCFYPVCSGGQRACPPEDCGGSWEFMAQRQEYWVGYIANRLNEIMDEGDLPGNIG